The proteins below come from a single Rosa rugosa chromosome 2, drRosRugo1.1, whole genome shotgun sequence genomic window:
- the LOC133728548 gene encoding uncharacterized protein LOC133728548, which yields MASACVNNIGMSPEKFAPATYPSYGWLSPRVSFSCDNTGDGGRLPGAKSSSPAKNQPEGPDPELSGGEFEFRLEDPVAMLPADELFSGGKLMPLHISSVKPPVNEPSSSEIRSPETTKYRRRQEIFVSDPYVFSPKAPRCSSRWRELLGLKKLYQNSSNGNGNGNGGAKAETTQKTTSCSTSANAAPKSLKHFLHRSSKSSSSSDASLSLPLLKDSDCESVSISSRLSLSSSSSGHEHDDLPRLSLDSDKPNPNPNPNPMFSLHRKPTRAKTAVKIREIKQRAAAADQAARVGRSPMRRPAVTAEPATVATSRGVSVDSPRMNSSGKIVFQSLERSSSSPSSFNGGPRLKHRGMERSYSANVRVTPVLNVPVCSLRGSSKSGFGFGQLFSSPQKRDSNGAVSGKGGQHSHYVQQSQSHNNKNRTDRN from the coding sequence ATGGCCTCCGCTTGCGTCAACAACATCGGCATGTCGCCGGAGAAATTTGCGCCGGCGACCTACCCCTCCTACGGCTGGCTCAGCCCGAGAGTCTCCTTCAGCTGCGATAACACCGGCGATGGTGGCCGCCTTCCCGGAGCTAAGTCCTCGTCTCCGGCGAAGAATCAACCGGAAGGTCCAGATCCGGAGCTTTCTGGAGGAGAGTTCGAGTTCCGGCTGGAAGATCCGGTCGCCATGCTGCCCGCCGATGAGCTCTTCTCCGGCGGGAAGCTCATGCCGCTCCACATCTCCTCCGTCAAACCTCCCGTCAACGAGCCCTCGTCTTCCGAGATCAGATCGCCGGAGACGACTAAGTACCGCCGGAGACAGGAGATTTTTGTTTCTGACCCGTACGTGTTCTCTCCCAAAGCTCCGAGGTGCTCGAGCCGTTGGAGAGAGCTATTGGGATTGAAGAAGCTGTACCAGAATTCCTCCAACGGTAACGGTAACGGTAACGGCGGCGCGAAGGCCGAGACCACTCAGAAAACGACGTCGTGCAGCACCTCCGCAAACGCGGCGCCCAAATCACTGAAGCACTTCCTTCACAGAAGCTCGAAATCGTCGTCGTCCTCTGACGCCTCGCTGAGCTTGCCTCTGCTCAAAGACTCCGATTGCGAGTCCGTCTCCATCTCCTCGCGCCTCTCGCTCTCGTCCTCGTCTTCGGGGCACGAGCACGACGACCTGCCCCGGCTCTCCCTCGATTCGGACAAACCGAACCCGAATCCGAACCCGAACCCGATGTTCTCCCTCCACCGCAAGCCGACGCGGGCCAAAACGGCCGTCAAGATTCGAGAAATCAAGCAgagagcggcggcggcggatcAGGCGGCGAGGGTGGGACGGAGCCCGATGAGGAGGCCGGCGGTGACGGCTGAACCCGCCACCGTGGCAACCAGCAGAGGCGTCTCGGTGGATAGCCCGAGAATGAACTCGTCGGGGAAAATAGTGTTCCAAAGCTTAGAGCGGAGCTCGAGCAGTCCAAGCAGCTTCAACGGTGGGCCCCGGCTGAAGCACAGAGGAATGGAGCGGTCGTACTCAGCCAACGTCAGAGTGACTCCGGTTCTGAACGTCCCGGTCTGCTCCCTCCGGGGCTCCTCCAAATCCGGGTTCGGATTCGGGCAGCTATTCTCTTCTCCTCAGAAACGAGACTCAAACGGCGCAGTTTCCGGGAAAGGCGGCCAGCACAGCCATTACGTTCAACAGAGTCAGAGTCATAACAACAAGAACCGGACCGACCGTAACTGA